In one Umezawaea sp. Da 62-37 genomic region, the following are encoded:
- a CDS encoding transcriptional regulator, protein MNRRDLLRLFSVTGALLALPAGEPALGDADRFVAAAHTGAVDAAGAAEFDQLNSHLWRVFALSPSKSHVLPLVRAQLDVLTESLRRPQTPTIRQRLCELTADLFQLAGEIFFDGDRYTDAAHCYALAGTASREATASDLWACALTRHAFIAVYERRFAEAAPMLDMAATLARRGDPGLSTRHWIAVVQAETFAGLGDLDSCQRALDAAAEVQHLRGPVHNGGWLRFDGSRLAEERGTCYITLGRPDLAEAALVDALNGTLTARRKAGVLTDLAMIGVHRRDPDQVVAYADAVLATARQTDSGVVVRKLRGLQPHLAPLLADQQIRRLDAEITDLVGTRAA, encoded by the coding sequence ATGAACCGTCGCGACCTGCTGCGCTTGTTCAGCGTGACGGGCGCGTTACTCGCCCTGCCTGCTGGCGAGCCGGCTCTCGGCGATGCCGACCGATTCGTCGCGGCAGCGCACACCGGTGCGGTGGACGCGGCTGGCGCGGCCGAGTTCGACCAACTCAACTCCCACCTCTGGCGGGTGTTCGCCTTGTCGCCGAGCAAAAGCCACGTGCTGCCGCTGGTACGGGCCCAGCTCGACGTGCTCACCGAGTCCCTTCGACGGCCGCAGACCCCGACCATTCGGCAGCGGCTGTGCGAGCTGACCGCCGACCTCTTCCAGTTGGCGGGCGAGATCTTCTTCGACGGCGACCGGTACACCGACGCCGCCCACTGCTACGCGCTGGCAGGGACGGCAAGCAGGGAGGCCACGGCGTCGGACCTGTGGGCGTGCGCGTTGACCAGGCACGCCTTCATCGCCGTCTACGAACGCAGGTTCGCCGAGGCCGCGCCCATGCTCGACATGGCCGCCACCCTCGCCCGCCGCGGCGACCCCGGCCTGTCGACCCGACACTGGATCGCGGTCGTGCAGGCCGAGACCTTCGCCGGCCTCGGCGACCTCGACTCCTGCCAACGGGCCCTCGACGCCGCCGCCGAGGTCCAGCACCTGCGGGGGCCGGTGCACAACGGCGGCTGGCTCCGGTTCGACGGCTCCCGCCTGGCCGAGGAACGCGGCACCTGCTATATCACGCTCGGCCGCCCCGACCTCGCCGAAGCCGCCCTGGTCGACGCCCTGAACGGCACGTTGACCGCTCGGCGGAAGGCCGGCGTCCTGACCGACCTGGCGATGATCGGAGTGCACCGGCGCGACCCGGACCAGGTCGTCGCCTACGCCGACGCCGTCCTGGCCACCGCGCGCCAGACCGATTCCGGGGTGGTGGTCCGCAAGCTGCGCGGCCTTCAACCGCACCTCGCCCCGTTGCTTGCCGACCAGCAGATCCGGCGACTCGACGCCGAGATCACCGACCTCGTCGGCACCCGCGCCGCGTGA
- a CDS encoding lantibiotic dehydratase, which translates to MVDAALLRAVAYTPSWIGTAWPGVPADTDEHLAQWREWLDQVWADDHIVVAIEMASPVLAEQARRVFDGNSITPRDLRRLVLSLARYLVRGTGRATPFGLFAGVAPIHFGPATTARSGRRHKTIARVDAEWLARVVERLEASVALRRRLTVVVNDLAFVRDGRLVVGCERHAGASSKTSAAEVSVTLTKAVDMVVQAARTPVAVADLADALAAGFPATRASVIEGMVAELVTRRLLVTSLRPPMTAADPLGQVIEQATACGGDAFPDVADLLGLLRDVRRDLAAHNQSTTSRTRQRVLRVQVSAAMNNIAATGKPLAVDLRVDDRVVLSEQVAQEAQAAADALVRLAVHPAGSPAWRDYHSRFLERYGMGAVVAVGDLVNADTGLGFPAGYRGTRLTPPAAPSLSERDVMLLALAQKAALDRSTEVVLDDNAIGRLAVNDLTAVQPHTELRFRIQAPTREALDRGEFELVVAGVSRAAGTTTGRFLDMLDIDDRERMTTAYRSLPTLHDDAFAAQVSGPTLYPRAENVARSPQVLPTLVSFAEHRAPDEQTVALDDLAVTADAQHLYLVSRSRDRLVEPTVFSAVEFTHAAHPLLRFLCEITTARATVCAPFSWGAASRLPYLPRIRYRRTVLTPARWTVDASDLPGPSSSWAAWTEQLAAWRRRYALSESVYLGEDDRRLHLNLNRPAHLHLLRVELDRTGKVALREAPEGDAFGWFDGRAHEIVVPLAADQPAPARRRRRPWSASAVEPALGHLPGSDEWLYLKLYGHPDRHDAILTGHVPRLVRTGHEPMQWWFLRYQDPEPHLRLRFRLTDGTDYAETARHVATWTAGLRERGLIGHAQLDTYYPEVGRFGPGPTMTAAEAVFAADSEAVLAQLASLACTGAPHKQALIAASTVDLAIAASGDSGVGLRWLLDHVDRTAIEAPARQVHDQAITLADPDNQRAALRVFPGGDAIADAWEHRRTVLAAYRDRLAATDITALDVLPDLTHLHFVRMTGLDPHGERACARLARTAALSWTSRTRGAR; encoded by the coding sequence GTGGTCGATGCCGCACTTCTGCGGGCAGTGGCGTACACCCCGAGTTGGATCGGCACCGCGTGGCCGGGCGTGCCGGCGGATACCGACGAGCACTTGGCCCAGTGGCGCGAGTGGCTGGACCAGGTGTGGGCGGACGATCACATCGTGGTGGCCATCGAGATGGCCAGCCCGGTCCTCGCCGAGCAAGCCCGCCGAGTGTTCGACGGGAACTCCATCACGCCACGCGACCTGCGGCGGCTGGTGTTGTCGCTGGCACGCTACCTGGTGCGCGGCACCGGTCGGGCAACCCCGTTCGGCCTGTTCGCAGGAGTGGCACCGATCCACTTCGGTCCCGCGACCACCGCGCGCTCGGGCAGGCGGCACAAGACGATCGCGCGGGTCGACGCGGAATGGCTGGCGCGCGTTGTCGAGCGCCTGGAGGCGTCGGTCGCACTCCGGCGGCGGCTTACGGTCGTGGTGAACGATCTGGCGTTCGTCCGTGACGGTCGCTTGGTGGTGGGTTGTGAGCGGCACGCGGGCGCCTCAAGCAAGACCTCGGCGGCCGAGGTGTCGGTCACGCTGACCAAAGCCGTGGACATGGTGGTGCAGGCCGCGAGGACACCTGTCGCGGTCGCGGACTTGGCCGACGCTCTCGCGGCCGGGTTCCCGGCAACGAGGGCTTCCGTGATCGAGGGCATGGTCGCCGAGTTGGTGACCCGGCGCCTCCTCGTGACGAGTTTGCGCCCGCCGATGACGGCCGCCGATCCTCTCGGCCAGGTGATCGAGCAAGCCACCGCCTGCGGCGGCGACGCCTTCCCGGATGTTGCCGATCTACTCGGTCTGCTTCGCGACGTCCGACGTGACCTGGCTGCCCACAACCAGAGCACCACTTCCCGCACCCGGCAGCGGGTGCTGCGCGTCCAAGTGTCGGCGGCGATGAACAACATCGCGGCCACCGGTAAGCCGCTCGCCGTCGACTTGCGCGTTGACGACCGTGTGGTCTTGTCCGAGCAGGTGGCCCAGGAGGCGCAGGCTGCCGCCGACGCCTTGGTGCGCCTGGCCGTGCATCCTGCGGGCAGCCCGGCGTGGCGGGACTACCACTCGCGTTTCCTCGAACGGTACGGAATGGGCGCGGTGGTCGCCGTGGGCGACCTCGTCAACGCTGACACGGGGTTGGGCTTCCCCGCTGGGTACCGCGGCACCCGCCTGACACCACCCGCCGCGCCGTCGCTGTCCGAGCGGGACGTGATGCTGCTGGCCTTGGCCCAGAAGGCCGCGTTGGACCGCAGTACCGAGGTCGTACTCGACGACAACGCCATCGGGCGCCTGGCCGTCAACGATCTCACCGCCGTCCAACCACACACCGAGCTGCGTTTCCGCATTCAGGCACCGACCCGCGAGGCGCTCGACCGAGGCGAGTTCGAGCTGGTGGTCGCCGGCGTGTCCCGCGCGGCCGGAACCACCACCGGCCGGTTCCTGGACATGCTGGACATCGACGACCGCGAGCGCATGACCACCGCCTACCGGAGTCTGCCCACACTGCACGACGACGCCTTCGCGGCCCAGGTCAGCGGTCCCACCCTCTACCCGCGGGCGGAGAACGTCGCCCGCAGCCCACAGGTCCTGCCGACCCTCGTGTCCTTCGCCGAACACCGGGCGCCCGACGAGCAGACGGTGGCGCTGGACGACCTCGCCGTGACCGCGGACGCCCAGCACCTGTACCTGGTCTCGCGGTCCCGTGACCGGCTCGTAGAGCCGACGGTCTTCAGCGCGGTGGAGTTCACCCACGCCGCACATCCGCTACTGCGCTTCCTCTGCGAGATCACCACCGCGCGCGCTACCGTGTGCGCCCCGTTCTCCTGGGGAGCGGCCAGTCGGCTGCCCTACCTGCCGCGCATCCGCTACCGCCGCACGGTCCTGACCCCGGCCCGTTGGACGGTGGACGCTTCCGACCTACCCGGCCCGTCGTCCTCCTGGGCGGCCTGGACCGAGCAGCTGGCGGCATGGCGACGTCGCTACGCGCTGTCCGAGTCGGTCTACCTCGGCGAGGACGACCGACGGCTGCACTTGAACCTGAACCGTCCCGCGCACCTGCACCTGCTGCGGGTCGAGCTTGACCGCACCGGCAAGGTCGCGCTCCGCGAAGCACCCGAGGGCGACGCCTTCGGGTGGTTTGACGGGCGCGCCCACGAGATCGTCGTTCCTCTCGCCGCCGACCAACCCGCGCCTGCCCGGAGACGACGACGCCCCTGGTCGGCGAGCGCAGTCGAGCCTGCGCTCGGCCATCTGCCCGGCAGCGACGAATGGCTCTACCTGAAGCTCTACGGGCATCCGGACCGCCACGACGCCATCCTCACCGGTCACGTTCCACGCCTGGTCCGGACCGGCCACGAACCGATGCAGTGGTGGTTCCTCCGCTACCAGGACCCCGAGCCGCACCTGCGGCTGCGGTTCCGCCTGACCGACGGCACCGACTACGCCGAGACCGCCCGCCATGTGGCCACCTGGACCGCGGGCCTGCGCGAACGTGGCCTGATCGGGCACGCGCAACTGGACACCTACTACCCCGAGGTCGGACGCTTCGGCCCCGGCCCGACGATGACGGCCGCCGAAGCGGTGTTCGCCGCCGACTCCGAGGCCGTGCTCGCGCAGCTCGCCTCCCTGGCCTGCACCGGCGCCCCGCACAAGCAGGCGCTCATCGCCGCGAGCACGGTCGACCTCGCCATAGCCGCCTCTGGAGACTCTGGCGTAGGACTGCGCTGGCTTCTCGACCACGTCGACCGGACCGCCATCGAGGCGCCAGCCCGCCAGGTGCACGACCAGGCGATCACGCTGGCAGACCCGGACAACCAGCGCGCCGCCCTCCGCGTGTTCCCCGGCGGCGACGCCATCGCCGACGCCTGGGAACACCGCCGTACCGTCCTGGCTGCTTACCGGGACAGGCTCGCTGCCACGGATATCACGGCGCTGGACGTCTTGCCTGACCTCACCCACCTGCACTTCGTCCGCATGACGGGCCTGGACCCGCACGGCGAGCGGGCCTGTGCCCGCTTGGCCCGTACCGCCGCGCTGAGCTGGACCAGCCGCACCCGAGGAGCCCGGTGA
- a CDS encoding thiopeptide-type bacteriocin biosynthesis protein — protein MDHDDPNVPEQAWQQVFVHFDDYTTAERIGAVHVGPAMTDLERSGVITSWFFIRKNPCWRLRFLPSHAGTGSDTTAGVHRRLEALAEGGHIKGWTDTIYEPEVHAFGGPEGMIAAHDLFHLDSVHVLGHLAELTAASPENRRDRRRELSILLCRNLLHGAHQDWYEQGDVWARVADMRPAPPATADDRANNLHAQLRRLMTVDADPAGPLLGPTGSLANLGNWAAGFTACGQVLGDLAHTGALRRGTRAVLAHHVIFHWNRLGLSHTTQSLLAHTAKAVVFDPQESAE, from the coding sequence ATGGACCACGACGATCCGAACGTGCCCGAGCAGGCATGGCAGCAGGTGTTCGTCCACTTCGACGACTACACCACCGCCGAACGGATCGGCGCTGTCCACGTCGGGCCCGCGATGACCGACCTTGAGCGCTCCGGCGTGATCACGTCGTGGTTCTTCATCCGGAAGAATCCCTGCTGGCGCCTGCGTTTCCTGCCTTCCCATGCTGGCACCGGTTCCGACACGACGGCCGGAGTTCATCGTCGGCTCGAGGCCCTCGCCGAAGGAGGGCACATCAAGGGCTGGACCGACACGATCTATGAGCCCGAGGTGCACGCCTTCGGCGGCCCCGAGGGGATGATCGCGGCCCACGACCTGTTCCACCTCGACAGCGTGCATGTCCTCGGCCATCTCGCCGAGCTGACTGCGGCCTCACCGGAGAATCGCCGAGATCGACGTCGCGAGCTGTCGATCCTGCTGTGCCGAAACCTCCTGCACGGCGCGCACCAGGACTGGTACGAACAAGGAGACGTCTGGGCGCGCGTCGCCGACATGCGACCAGCACCACCCGCCACAGCAGACGACCGGGCGAACAACCTCCACGCTCAACTACGACGGCTCATGACCGTGGACGCCGACCCCGCCGGCCCCCTACTCGGCCCCACCGGCTCCCTCGCGAACCTCGGAAACTGGGCAGCCGGCTTCACCGCCTGCGGCCAAGTCCTGGGCGACCTCGCCCATACCGGGGCGCTGCGCCGCGGCACCCGCGCCGTTCTCGCTCATCACGTGATCTTCCACTGGAACCGACTCGGGCTCTCCCACACCACCCAAAGCCTGCTGGCCCACACCGCCAAGGCAGTCGTCTTCGACCCACAGGAGTCCGCCGAGTGA
- a CDS encoding helix-turn-helix transcriptional regulator translates to MADRRERLAGRREALGFTQESFAREIGVELSTVGRWERGTQDPQPWMRPKIAKALEVSADELDALLSGEAVRSAAPVDASDPLGPDIAEHVRQSQQEWLRVRRAAGVRGRELAELAAWLYPASQRAPGGHVLTGPDWLLDSPVELDSVLLNFSDTARPVPRFEPVDHVLPLTARGERYAGYSRAVRDLVRPRLLENRLSYRLLGVSQRDGLELTFGTTTFFEVFDIKECLAHEFKAAWLASGGSVPGWSALPLRSAIGDPFDPARMLMSPGISTLTIRKDRRGEHRCMMHQRDGRAVADGGGMCTVMPSGEFQPSSLAAVDVHNDFSLWRNIMREYSEEFLGNPEHDGAGAGSIDYAEQEPFRSLDRARADGRFRLWHYGLVMDALTLGASQRTVAVVDDEVFDRLFTGLVATNDEGRVIGEGGRADMPFTSEAIDRLEPRLSASSLTLLRLALRDRRNLLGP, encoded by the coding sequence ATGGCGGACCGGCGAGAGCGGCTGGCGGGGCGGCGAGAAGCATTGGGCTTCACCCAGGAGTCGTTCGCCCGCGAGATCGGTGTCGAGCTGTCCACGGTCGGTCGATGGGAACGAGGAACGCAGGATCCTCAACCGTGGATGCGGCCGAAGATCGCGAAGGCGCTGGAGGTATCTGCCGACGAGCTCGACGCTCTCCTGTCCGGTGAAGCGGTGCGATCTGCCGCTCCGGTCGATGCGAGCGACCCCCTTGGGCCCGACATCGCCGAACATGTCCGGCAGAGTCAGCAGGAGTGGCTTCGGGTCCGACGCGCTGCTGGCGTGCGGGGGCGTGAACTGGCGGAACTGGCCGCGTGGCTGTATCCAGCCAGCCAACGTGCACCCGGCGGCCATGTGTTGACCGGTCCCGACTGGCTGTTGGACAGCCCCGTGGAACTGGACTCGGTGCTGCTGAACTTTTCCGACACCGCGCGGCCGGTGCCGAGGTTTGAGCCGGTTGACCATGTCCTGCCGCTCACCGCCCGCGGCGAGCGTTACGCCGGCTACAGCCGAGCCGTGCGCGACCTCGTCCGGCCTCGGCTGCTGGAGAACCGCCTCAGCTACCGCCTGCTGGGAGTGTCCCAGCGCGATGGGCTGGAGTTGACGTTCGGGACCACCACCTTCTTCGAGGTGTTCGACATCAAGGAATGCCTCGCCCACGAGTTCAAGGCTGCCTGGCTGGCCTCGGGCGGATCTGTTCCGGGCTGGAGCGCGCTGCCGCTGCGCTCGGCGATCGGCGACCCGTTCGACCCCGCCCGGATGTTGATGTCACCCGGCATCAGCACCCTGACCATCCGCAAGGATCGGCGGGGCGAGCACAGGTGCATGATGCACCAGCGTGACGGCCGCGCCGTCGCCGATGGCGGTGGCATGTGCACCGTCATGCCTTCCGGCGAGTTCCAGCCCTCGTCACTCGCCGCAGTCGACGTGCACAACGACTTTTCCTTGTGGCGCAACATCATGCGCGAGTACTCCGAGGAGTTTCTCGGTAATCCCGAACACGACGGGGCCGGGGCCGGTTCCATCGACTACGCCGAGCAGGAACCATTCCGCTCCCTCGACCGTGCTCGCGCTGACGGACGATTCCGGCTTTGGCACTACGGCCTGGTCATGGACGCCCTCACCCTGGGCGCGAGCCAGCGCACGGTCGCCGTCGTGGACGACGAAGTCTTCGACCGGTTGTTCACCGGCCTGGTCGCGACCAACGACGAGGGCCGCGTGATCGGCGAAGGCGGCCGTGCCGACATGCCCTTCACCAGCGAAGCGATCGACCGCTTGGAGCCTCGGCTCTCGGCCAGTTCGTTGACGTTGCTCCGTCTGGCGTTGCGAGACCGGCGGAACCTTCTGGGGCCGTGA
- a CDS encoding FxLD family lanthipeptide, which translates to MTVQLEDRPGTTATAVVDSEFDLDVSVVESGPVVDELLRLTDDGCGATCESACNSCP; encoded by the coding sequence TTGACCGTTCAGCTGGAAGACAGGCCGGGAACGACCGCCACGGCAGTCGTGGATTCCGAGTTCGATCTCGACGTCAGCGTCGTGGAATCCGGGCCGGTCGTCGACGAGCTGCTGCGCCTGACCGACGACGGCTGCGGCGCCACCTGCGAGAGCGCCTGCAACAGCTGCCCTTAA
- a CDS encoding aminoglycoside phosphotransferase family protein — protein MPTADAMLIRDGTNVLYRLAGDVVARVGPPGSRLVAARQVQASRWLAEAGIPVVHALDHIDQPTVVDDRPVTWWVRLPEHRHATPAELGAVLARLHSLDVPESLSYPVVDPFEGLREAIDNGTALPEKDRAWLLDLLDRLRAEYAEAVPGLPRCVIHGDAWQGNVVVPSASGAPVLLDLDHIGVGPREWDLVSLAVDYTDFARITETDYHAFVRAYGGFDMTTWSGYRTLATARELRWTAFVLGKGATDQKAAKEARHRVACLRGEIDRPWSWSAF, from the coding sequence GTGCCGACCGCGGACGCCATGCTGATCCGTGATGGTACGAACGTCCTCTACCGGCTGGCTGGTGATGTCGTCGCTCGCGTAGGTCCGCCGGGGTCGCGGCTTGTCGCAGCGCGGCAGGTCCAGGCTTCACGATGGCTGGCCGAGGCCGGAATCCCGGTCGTGCACGCCCTCGACCACATCGACCAGCCCACGGTGGTCGATGATCGGCCCGTCACGTGGTGGGTACGGCTGCCTGAACACCGCCATGCCACGCCAGCAGAACTGGGCGCTGTACTGGCCCGACTTCACAGCTTGGACGTACCTGAATCGCTTTCCTACCCGGTTGTCGACCCCTTCGAGGGCTTGCGCGAGGCAATCGACAACGGAACCGCCCTGCCCGAGAAGGATCGAGCGTGGCTTCTGGACCTCTTGGACCGCCTGCGCGCTGAGTACGCGGAAGCGGTCCCTGGATTGCCTCGGTGCGTCATCCACGGCGACGCCTGGCAGGGCAACGTGGTCGTGCCGAGTGCCAGCGGCGCCCCCGTCTTGCTGGACCTCGACCACATCGGCGTCGGGCCTCGCGAATGGGACTTGGTCTCCCTGGCCGTTGACTACACCGACTTCGCTAGGATCACGGAAACCGACTACCACGCTTTCGTCCGCGCATACGGCGGCTTCGACATGACCACCTGGTCCGGCTACCGCACGCTGGCCACGGCCAGAGAACTGCGGTGGACCGCCTTCGTTCTCGGCAAAGGCGCCACCGATCAGAAGGCGGCGAAGGAGGCTCGGCATCGGGTCGCTTGCTTGCGTGGCGAGATCGACCGGCCCTGGTCGTGGTCGGCCTTCTGA
- a CDS encoding helix-turn-helix transcriptional regulator has translation MGDRREAFASRREVMGFTQESFATAVGVEFSTVGRWERGVLTPQPWRRPRIAKALAVSLDDLDVMLGQGSVTAPSTRRIGQHASAQVDETSLALRSSASIVPAYDPNARVDMGSDPARFLEPLTLLVQPPRRVGWAEVGQIKLMTATLAASENLYGGGMAGEAGAAHLRWASRLLGAQAGTAVEAGLFEAVGNLAGVVAFSAFDVSNHDAAARCFRFGLWCAEQGGSWELRAATLADMARQAIYLGDLDGALSLIEFAQVRADRLTATARAMIGVVRARLLAMVNRHDEARAEVERADQHFAQQQAETDPPWLVYYDEAEHAGSSARALTPLAVANKQPGDAGERLTTAIALHSDAYPRSRTFSRARLATLHMTVGDPREAVDIGRQAVFDAAILNSRRMDDELTKLVRACDRHRSIPDVAEFSDFVASAMSDV, from the coding sequence GTGGGCGACAGGCGTGAAGCGTTCGCGAGTCGACGTGAGGTGATGGGCTTCACCCAGGAAAGTTTCGCCACCGCCGTCGGTGTGGAGTTCTCGACCGTCGGCAGGTGGGAGCGCGGTGTCCTGACGCCTCAACCCTGGCGCAGGCCCCGAATCGCGAAAGCCCTTGCTGTTTCCCTTGATGACTTGGACGTCATGCTCGGGCAGGGCTCGGTCACCGCCCCGTCCACCCGCCGCATCGGGCAACATGCTTCCGCGCAAGTGGACGAGACCTCGTTGGCCCTGCGCTCGTCAGCCTCGATCGTGCCCGCATACGACCCGAACGCGCGCGTCGACATGGGTTCGGACCCGGCCCGGTTTCTCGAGCCGCTGACCTTGCTCGTGCAGCCGCCGAGGCGCGTCGGTTGGGCCGAGGTCGGGCAGATCAAGCTCATGACCGCCACGCTCGCCGCCAGCGAGAACCTCTACGGCGGCGGCATGGCGGGCGAGGCCGGAGCTGCGCACCTGCGGTGGGCGAGCCGCTTGCTGGGTGCGCAGGCCGGCACGGCCGTCGAAGCGGGCCTGTTCGAGGCAGTGGGGAACCTGGCGGGAGTTGTCGCGTTCTCGGCCTTCGACGTCAGCAATCACGACGCCGCTGCCCGATGCTTCCGGTTCGGTCTGTGGTGCGCCGAGCAGGGCGGCTCGTGGGAACTACGCGCGGCGACCTTGGCCGATATGGCGCGCCAGGCCATCTACCTGGGAGACCTGGACGGGGCCCTGTCGTTGATCGAGTTCGCCCAGGTCCGAGCGGACCGGCTCACCGCCACGGCGAGGGCCATGATCGGCGTCGTTCGCGCGCGGTTGCTGGCGATGGTGAACCGCCATGACGAAGCACGAGCCGAGGTGGAACGCGCCGACCAGCATTTCGCCCAGCAGCAAGCCGAGACGGATCCACCGTGGCTGGTCTACTACGACGAGGCCGAGCACGCGGGCAGCAGCGCGCGAGCACTGACTCCCCTGGCTGTGGCGAACAAGCAGCCGGGGGATGCCGGCGAACGTCTCACGACCGCGATCGCACTGCACAGCGATGCGTATCCGCGCTCGCGGACGTTCTCTAGGGCCCGCTTGGCCACGTTGCACATGACGGTCGGCGACCCCCGTGAAGCTGTCGATATCGGACGCCAGGCCGTCTTTGACGCCGCGATCTTGAACTCTCGGCGGATGGATGACGAACTCACCAAGCTCGTCCGGGCGTGCGACCGTCACCGGTCGATCCCGGATGTGGCCGAATTCTCGGACTTCGTGGCGTCGGCTATGAGCGATGTCTGA
- a CDS encoding lanthionine synthetase C family protein, whose protein sequence is MNRYPLNAMVASTDLATRLTDPRLVRFAENSTTGARPRPQSLGGGAAGVALLHIERARGGDGPWATAHTWLAAATNDDLSAGANAGLFFGAPTLAFLTHAAADQPGKLARALATLDTATSTLTRTRLAAAHSRIDRGGRPALAEFDLIRGLTGLGAYHLSHDPAGELTKAVLSYLVRLTHPLPDAGRGEVGLPGWWTDLAPNGARSPDFPDGHGNLGMSHGIAAPLALLSLGMLRGIVVDDHDAAIGRICTWMDTWRQDTPSGSWWPGFITWEQANAGRVPLSSLQRPSWCYGTPGIARAQQLAALATGDTDRQRIAEAAMLGCLRDPAQLDRLTDSGLCHGLAGVLQAAWRMAAASPEPDLAAELPNLVDRLFTQAECSPQDPEFLDGHAGIALALHTVGADTAPLSHWDTCLLLG, encoded by the coding sequence GTGAACCGATACCCCCTGAACGCGATGGTCGCCTCGACCGACCTAGCCACCCGGCTCACCGATCCGCGCCTCGTCCGCTTCGCCGAGAACTCGACGACCGGCGCCCGTCCCCGTCCACAGTCTCTCGGCGGTGGAGCGGCCGGCGTCGCCCTGCTGCACATCGAACGCGCTCGCGGCGGTGACGGCCCTTGGGCCACCGCGCACACCTGGCTCGCAGCCGCGACCAATGACGACCTCAGCGCCGGAGCCAATGCGGGGCTGTTCTTCGGCGCTCCGACCCTGGCTTTCCTCACTCACGCCGCCGCCGACCAGCCCGGCAAACTCGCCCGCGCGCTCGCCACCCTCGACACCGCTACCAGCACCCTCACCCGGACCCGCCTCGCCGCCGCGCACAGCCGCATCGACCGCGGCGGGCGACCGGCACTGGCCGAGTTCGACCTCATCCGCGGCCTCACCGGACTGGGCGCCTACCACCTGAGCCACGACCCGGCAGGCGAGCTGACCAAGGCGGTCTTGTCCTACCTCGTACGGCTCACCCACCCCCTACCCGATGCCGGTCGAGGCGAGGTCGGCTTGCCCGGCTGGTGGACCGACCTGGCCCCCAACGGAGCACGGTCACCCGACTTCCCCGACGGGCACGGCAACCTCGGCATGTCCCACGGCATCGCCGCTCCACTCGCCTTGTTGTCCCTGGGGATGCTGCGCGGCATCGTCGTGGACGACCACGACGCCGCCATCGGCCGCATCTGCACCTGGATGGACACCTGGCGACAAGACACGCCCTCCGGCTCGTGGTGGCCGGGGTTCATCACCTGGGAGCAGGCCAACGCAGGCCGAGTGCCGTTGTCCAGCCTCCAACGTCCGTCCTGGTGCTACGGCACTCCTGGGATCGCCCGAGCACAGCAACTCGCGGCCCTGGCAACCGGAGACACGGACAGGCAACGCATCGCCGAAGCCGCGATGCTGGGCTGCCTGCGCGACCCCGCCCAGCTCGACCGGCTCACCGACAGCGGGCTGTGCCACGGCCTGGCAGGCGTGCTGCAAGCCGCCTGGCGCATGGCCGCCGCCTCACCGGAACCCGATCTCGCAGCCGAACTGCCGAACCTGGTCGACCGGCTGTTCACCCAGGCTGAGTGCTCACCGCAGGACCCCGAGTTCCTCGACGGCCACGCCGGGATCGCCCTCGCCCTGCACACCGTCGGCGCCGACACCGCCCCGCTCAGCCACTGGGACACCTGCCTCCTCCTTGGCTGA